Proteins encoded by one window of Salvia splendens isolate huo1 chromosome 7, SspV2, whole genome shotgun sequence:
- the LOC121741196 gene encoding heat stress transcription factor A-2c-like: MSRKMNSPAPFVSKTYDLLEEEEEKRHNCGGDSIVSWNVEGNGFVVWSPAEFSEVVLPNYFKHSNFSSFIRQLNTYGFKKTASRRWEFQHEKFQRGKRHLLLEICRKKCEPTAFPPYLKSRHRPDEKGVEAQTMRELREENNNLNKEKRELEMQIAHFKALQLRLLQCLSHQQQTQSV; encoded by the exons ATGAGCCGCAAAATGAACAGCCCAGCTCCATTTGTGTCCAAGACATATGATCTCttggaggaggaggaagaaaagCGGCACAACTGCGGTGGAGACAGCATAGTTTCGTGGAATGTGGAGGGGAATGGGTTTGTGGTTTGGTCTCCGGCCGAGTTTTCCGAGGTCGTGTTGCCTAACTATTTCAAGCACAGCAACTTCTCCAGCTTCATTCGACAGCTTAACACCTAT GGTTTCAAGAAGACAGCATCAAGACGATGGGAATTCCAGCATGAAAAATTCCAACGAGGAAAAAGGCACCTTCTTCTCGAAATCTGCCGCAAGAAATGTGAGCCCACCGCCTTTCCTCCTTATCTCAAATCGCGGCATCGACCCGACGAAAAAGGTGTTGAAGCTCAGACTATGAGGGAGCTGAGGGAGGAGAACAACAACCTCAATAAGGAGAAAAGAGAGTTGGAAATGCAGATAGCTCATTTCAAAGCACTACAACTCAGGTTGCTCCAATGCCTTTCTCACCAACAACAAACTCAATCAGTTTGA
- the LOC121810741 gene encoding uncharacterized protein LOC121810741, whose product MNLVKVAKSRLQIMREKDWDVLFADVSKFCSNYELDVLDMEDEFVARKKGRRRAEKMKNLHYYRVELFCSVIDLQAQELNQLFDEVNTDLVLCMSCFDPRDLFSAFDLEKLLRLARYYPSEFSEVALSELKSQLENFIFDVRIDEKFSQISGISGLAQKMVSTRKHEVFPMVYSLVKLSLILPVATASVERVFSAMKIIKTSLRNSM is encoded by the coding sequence ATGAATCTTGTCAAGGTAGCAAAATCACGTCTGCAAATAATGAGGGAAAAAGATTGGGATGTATTGTTTGCTGATGTTTCTAAGTTTTGTAGCAACTATGAACTGGATGTGCTTGACATGGAAGATGAGTTTGTAGCTCGAAAAAAAGGAAGACGTAGAgctgagaaaatgaagaatctcCACTATTATCGAGTTGAGCTCTTTTGTTCTGTTATTGACTTGCAAGCTCAAGAGTTGAATCAACTTTTTGATGAAGTCAACACAGACTTAGTTTTATGCATGTCATGTTTTGATCCTAGGgatttattttctgcatttgattTGGAGAAGCTGCTTCGTCTTGCACGGTATTATCCTTCTGAATTTTCTGAAGTTGCTTTGTCCGAGCTTAAAAGTCAACTTGAGAACTTTATTTTCGATGTGCGCATAGATGAAAAGTTTTCACAAATATCAGGAATCAGTGGTCTTGCTCAAAAGATGGTTTCTACAAGGAAACATGAAGTTTTTCCAATGGTTTATTCATTAGTTAAGTTGTCATTGATCTTACCAGTTGCCACTGCATCAGTAGAAAGAGTCTTTTCAGCAATGAAGATCATCAAGACTTCTCTACGTAATAGCATGTGA
- the LOC121810743 gene encoding uncharacterized protein LOC121810743: MSECYNNVLRGVRELPIRALVDLTFWRTVKWWVEKKTTIEHTEGELTPWARDKLAKNDSKGRKHYVTVIDRDVGKYHVRTRGRIVKGVSKGNNVQIVRYLESSCSCGKWQMWRIPCSHACAVARDRGHVMMDLIDEKYYLGTWRSQYYTQVSFDAPRHEEYWVAPSWKLCITPQQLIPRTRGRVRRRRILNQMDVQEEDEPRAPRRCRNCGIEGHDRRNCSAGAVQ; the protein is encoded by the coding sequence ATGTCGGAGTGCTACAATAACGTCTTGAGGGGTGTGAGAGAGTTGCCGATTAGAGCGTTGgttgatttgacattttggaGGACGGTGAAATGGTGGGTGGAGAAGAAGACAACAATCGAACACACCGAAGGTGAATTAACCCCATGGGCGAGGGACAAACTTGCTAAGAATGACTCAAAGGGGCGAAAACATTACGTCACTGTCATTGACCGAGATGTTGGGAAGTACCATGTCCGAACTCGAGGAAGAATCGTAAAAGGAGTGTCAAAGGGCAACAATGTTCAAATAGTCAGGTATTTGGAATCGAGTTGCAGTTGTggtaagtggcagatgtggagaatcCCTTGTTCGCATGCTTGTGCGGTTGCTAGAGACAGAGGTCATGTTATGATGGACCTCATAGATGAGAAGTACTACCTAGGTACATGGAGATCACAGTACTATACTCAAGTTTCATTTGATGCACCAAGACACGAAGAGTATTGGGTTGCACCTTCATGGAAATTGTGCATCACCCCTCAGCAGTTGATTCCTAGAACGCGTGGCCGCGTTAGAAGAAGGAGGATActtaatcaaatggatgtccaGGAGGAAGATGAACCGAGGGCTCCCCGCCGCTGCAGAAATTGCGGGATAGAGGGGCATGACCGAAGAAATTGCTCGGCCGGTGCCGTTCAGTAA
- the LOC121741386 gene encoding stem-specific protein TSJT1-like: MLAVFEKSVSKPPKELSLPVGGGNRSDEIIEIFRSWRSDSTFYHLSSDNFLALSHQGENPAIPRSVVVIDDIFCMFSGALHNTCEMRRHYGLSRQATEAMIIVEAYKVLRDRAPYPPDQVVKELQGKFAFILFDSEAPTLFLARDRDGSVQLYWGTAGDGSLVCSDDPNVISAACDKHYTPFPPGCIFIDRSGLMSFDHPLNKVRGFMREDDGRVIFKVDPYTRIPTIPRTGSAANWANAV, translated from the exons ATGTTGGCAGTTTTTGAGAAATCAGTTTCCAAGCCACCCAAAGAGCTTAGCCTTCCAGTTGGTGGGGGGAACAGATCGGATGAAATTATAGAAATCTTCCGATCATGGAGATCCGACAGCACCTTTTACCACCTCTCCAGCGATAACTTCCTCGCTTTGTCCCATCAAGGTGAAAATCCAGCAATTCCAAG GTCTGTTGTAGTGATAGATGACATCTTTTGCATGTTCTCGGGGGCATTGCACAACACTTGTGAGATGAGACGACACTACGGGCTGTCAAGGCAGGCCACTGAAGCCATGATCATAGTCGAGGCCTACAAAGTTCTACGTGATCGTGCACCCTACCCTCCCGACCAAGTGGTCAAGGAGCTCCAAGGGAAATTTGCTTTTATACTCTTCGATTCCGAAGCCCCAACCCTTTTTCTAGCAAGG GATCGCGATGGCAGTGTTCAACTATACTGGGGAACAGCCGGAGACGGCTCTCTGGTGTGCAGCGATGATCCAAATGTCATATCCGCGGCTTGCGACAAACACTACACACCCTTTCCTCCCG GGTGCATATTTATAGATAGGAGTGGTCTGATGAGTTTTGATCACCCTCTGAATAAAGTGAGAGGGTTTATGAGGGAGGATGATGGCAGAGTTATATTCAAAGTGGATCCATACACTAGAATTCCCACCATCCCTCGCACCGGCAGCGCCGCCAATTGGGCCAACGCCGTCTAG
- the LOC121810742 gene encoding uncharacterized protein LOC121810742, producing MLHNAGHLSKSHRRGRKGADWAKVHKFYIEEWDLRHHRFQANFDHATMTMDGSIHPGYMAWFNRITVSYLVQPATQSTVGMNESASSMMKLVETIQGIWHLTSEHDTDPRLRQIRAMAAEALRTTDHTDVMEYPTSQRRNVVMPPRPLTSLRHGLPGVRTGGHGITRQHRLSQQQPPQPDYAVPEPLSPEHDPPGWSQLSGASHEPSQWGARASCDSFFGGGSDWGATQPGRDSYFQNYQFVDPVGEEEGGEEEEEEEGGEEEEVGGEEEDEVIFRRTSEGSSRPAMKSSSSAIGRAMHNVLRGLSTRKNKGKAPTKFTPSSR from the exons ATGCTACATAATGCCGGACATCTGTCTAAAAGTCACCGCCGTGGGAGGAAGGGCGCCGATTGGGCTAAGGTACATAAATTCTACATTGAAGAATGGGATTTGAGACACCACAGGTTCCAAGCAAATTTTGATCATGCCACGATGACCATGGATGGTAGCATTCATCCGGGCTATATGGCGTGGTTCAATAGGATCACAGTGTCGTACCTAGTTCAACCTGCGACACAGTCAACGGTTGGGATGAACGAGTCAGCATCTTCTATGATGAAATTG GTCGAGACCATTCAGGGGATATGGCATTTGACCTCTGAACACGACACAGACCCTCGATTACGGCAGATTCGTGCAATGGCTGCTGAGGCGCTTCGTACGACGGACCATACTGATGTGATGGAGTATCCAACATCGCAACGGCGAAATGTGGTCATGCCGCCACGCCCACTAACTTCTCTTCGTCATGGACTGCCGGGTGTCCGGACGGGAGGACACGGGATTACACGACAGCATAGGTTGTCGCAGCAGCAACCGCCGCAACCTGATTATGCGGTACCAGAGCCCTTGAGTCCGGAGCACGATCCCCCAGGATGGTCTCAGTTGAGTGGTGCAAGCCACGAGCCCTCGCAATGGGGAGCACGGGCATCATGTGATTCGTTCTTTGGCGGTGGGTCTGATTGGGGTGCAACTCAACCAGGGCGTGATTCATACTTTCAAAATTATCAATTTGTTGATCCTGTGGGGGAAGAAGagggcggggaagaagaagaagaagaagagggcggggaagaagaagaagtcggcggggaagaagaagacgaagtAATATTCCGACGAACGTCCGAGGGATCCTCACGACCAGCTATGAAGAGTTCATCAAGTGCGATTGGGAGGGCTATGCACAATGTATTAAGGGGATTGTCAACAAGGAAGAACAAAGGGAAAGCTCCGACAAAGTTCACGCCTTCATCTAGATAG
- the LOC121741911 gene encoding monothiol glutaredoxin-S17-like: MAAAGGGTVKEVKSKTELDNIVAEGAPAVLHFWASWCEASKHMDQVFSHLSTDFPLARFLRVEAEEQPEISEAHSVSAVPFFVFFKDGKAVDTLEGADPSSLANKVAKVAGSIRPGDSAAPASLGMAAGPTILETVQELAKENGASHHIKQPSPGMDANLKKRLQQLISSHPIMLFMKGNPESPKCGFSQKLVDILKKENVKFGSFDILTDNEVREGLKKFSNWPTYPQLYCKGELLGGSDIAIAMHENGELGQVFKDHDIEIIDSATGKTEPNGGKGGISGSSGLNTATSHRLRGIINSSPVVLFMKGTPDEPRCGFSRKVVDILRQENVKFASFDILTDDEVRQGLKVYSNWSSYPQLYIKEELIGGSDIVLEMQKSGELKKVLAEKGIASGATLEDRLKQLINSSPVMLFIKGTPDAPKCGFSSKVVNALKEEGLEFGSFDILTDEEVRQGLKAFSNWPTFPQLYYKGELVGGCDIVLELHNNGELKSTLSE; this comes from the exons ATGGCGGCGGCCGGCGGAGGAACGGTGAAGGAGGTCAAATCGAAGACGGAACTCGACAATATCGTCGCTGAGGGCGCTCCCGCAGTTCTTCACTTCTGGGCGTCGTGGTGCGAGGCATCCAAGCACATGGATCAAGTCTTCTCGCATCTCTCCACCGATTTCCCTCTCGCTCGCTTCCTAAGA GTGGAAGCTGAAGAACAACCTGAGATCTCTGAAGCGCACTCAGTTTCTGCTGTACCGTTCTTTGTATTTTTTAAG GATGGCAAGGCGGTTGATACATTGGAAGGTGCTGATCCATCTAGTCTGGCCAACAAGGTTGCCAAAGTTGCAGGATCTATTAGGCCTGGGGATTCTGCTGCTCCTGCTAGTCTTGGGATGGCTGCAGGGCCCACTATACTTGAAACAGTACAGGAGCTTGCCAAAGAAAATGGTGCATCACACCATATTAAACAACCGTCTCCTGGTATGGACGCCAATCtgaagaagaggctccaacagCTTATAAGTTCTCACCCAATCATGCTCTTCATGAAAGGGAATCCAGAATCCCCCAAGTGTGGATTTAGTCAAAAACTAGTTGATATCTTGAAGAAAGAAAATGTCAAATTTGGAAGCTTTGATATTTTAACAGATAATGAAGTTCGTGAGGGATTGAAGAAATTTTCAAACTGGCCGACGTATCCCCAGCTTTATTGCAAGGGAGAACTACTTGGTGGTTCTGACATTGCAATTGCTATGCATGAAAATGGAGAACTTGGTCAGGTTTTCAAAGATCACGATATTGAAATAATTGATTCAGCTACGGGAAAAACAGAACCAAATGGAGGAAAGGGAGGCATTTCTGGTTCCTCAGGCTTGAATACTGCTACTAGCCATCGTTTGAGAGGCATCATTAATTCAAGTCCTGTTGTGTTGTTTATGAAGGGAACACCTGATGAGCCACGATGTGGTTTCAGCCGCAAAGTTGTTGATATCCTCAGGCAGGAGAATGTCAAATTTGCAAGTTTTGACATTCTTACAGATGATGAAGTTCGTCAAGGGCTGAAGGTGTATTCAAATTGGTCGAGCTATCCTCAGCTCTACATAAAAGAAGAGCTTATTGGCGGATCGGATATCGTGCTGGAAATGCAAAAGAGTGGAGAGCTCAAGAAGGTTCTAGCTGAGAAAGGAATTGCATCTGGTGCAACTCTTGAGGATCGCTTAAAACAGTTGATAAACTCTTCTCCTGTGATGCTTTTCATTAAGGGCACACCAGATGCTCCCAAATGTGGTTTCAGCTCTAAGGTTGTTAATGCCTTGAAGGAAGAGGGTCTGGAATTTGGTTCTTTCGACATTCTGACTGACGAGGAGGTGAGGCAAGGACTGAAGGCATTCTCAAACTGGCCAACTTTTCCGCAGTTGTATTACAAAGGAGAACTAGTCGGAGGCTGTGATATCGTGCTGGAGCTCCACAATAATGGTGAACTTAAGAGTACCCTGTCTGAGTAA
- the LOC121742341 gene encoding E3 ubiquitin-protein ligase RMA1H1-like, whose amino-acid sequence MAFQQYFMQGWESIPQESTESEKPPSACFDCSICLDFAQDPVVTLCGHLYCWPCIYKWFDSQSSSLGPDERPQCPVCKAEISEKTMVPLYGRGKSLSEAGAEGKVIPPRPPACGIRGLADLFSPEHQLPSPSRDSYQNRHDFPNAHASYGVDSSPQLFNLGGTAGVPTIGMFGEMVYARVFGNSQSLYTYPNSYHTVVSRSPRLRRQELQADKSLNRVTIFLFCFFLLCLLVF is encoded by the coding sequence ATGGCATTTCAGCAGTACTTTATGCAGGGATGGGAATCTATTCCTCAGGAATCTACTGAATCTGAGAAGCCGCCTTCTGCTTGCTTCGATTGCAGCATATGTTTAGACTTTGCCCAAGATCCAGTGGTCACCCTCTGCGGCCATCTCTACTGTTGGCCCTGCATATACAAGTGGTTTGATTCCCAAAGCTCATCCCTTGGTCCAGACGAGCGTCCTCAGTGCCCTGTTTGCAAGGCCGAGATATCTGAAAAGACCATGGTCCCTCTATACGGCCGAGGGAAGTCCCTCTCTGAAGCAGGAGCCGAAGGCAAAGTCATACCTCCTAGGCCACCGGCCTGCGGTATCAGGGGCCTTGCTGACTTGTTTAGTCCGGAACATCAGCTTCCATCCCCCTCTCGCGATTCTTATCAGAACCGGCATGATTTCCCAAATGCTCATGCCAGCTATGGTGTGGATTCGTCGCCTCAGCTGTTCAATCTTGGTGGTACAGCAGGAGTGCCGACCATAGGAATGTTTGGGGAGATGGTTTATGCAAGAGTCTTCGGTAACTCACAAAGCTTGTACACATACCCGAATTCATACCACACCGTAGTAAGTAGGTCGCCGAGGTTGAGAAGGCAGGAGTTGCAGGCTGATAAATCCCTCAACAGAGTCACAATATTCTTGTTCTGTTTTTTCCTTTTGTGCCTGCTTGTATTCTGA